In Nitrosarchaeum koreense MY1, one genomic interval encodes:
- a CDS encoding SDR family oxidoreductase has product MKILVIGGSGIIGSKIVRRFIESKNDVIYTYYENKIDVGIGHKLDIRKKDETIDIISKINADLIIHAAALTNVDLCEIDKKLADSINVEGTENIVTGCQRINCKIVYISTSFVFNGEKNKYFEEDEPSPTTYYGLTKLKGEKIVKNSKLSFLILRTDQPYDWKEKWQRTNSVLRVLQTLQERKILNEIMDWYNVPTYIPDFINALENLINCNLSGIYHVCGSDFVNRYEWSLSTAEIFGLDKNLIKPISSKSLNLPAKRVNVNLSNEKLFQKTGIKMMGIKDGIESMKNNNPLKEY; this is encoded by the coding sequence ATGAAGATTCTAGTAATAGGCGGAAGCGGCATAATTGGTTCTAAAATTGTTAGAAGATTCATAGAAAGTAAAAACGATGTAATCTACACATATTATGAAAATAAGATTGATGTTGGAATAGGACATAAACTTGACATTAGAAAAAAAGATGAAACTATAGATATAATTTCAAAAATTAATGCAGATTTGATCATTCATGCAGCAGCACTTACAAATGTCGATTTGTGTGAGATTGATAAAAAATTGGCAGATTCAATTAATGTAGAAGGAACAGAAAATATAGTAACAGGATGTCAAAGAATTAACTGCAAAATAGTGTACATATCAACATCCTTTGTTTTTAATGGAGAGAAAAACAAATATTTTGAAGAGGATGAACCATCTCCTACAACTTATTACGGTCTGACAAAATTAAAAGGTGAAAAAATAGTAAAAAATTCTAAACTATCATTTCTAATTTTAAGAACAGATCAACCATATGATTGGAAAGAAAAATGGCAACGTACTAACTCGGTTCTAAGAGTACTTCAAACGTTACAAGAAAGAAAAATATTGAATGAAATCATGGATTGGTATAATGTTCCCACATACATACCAGATTTTATTAATGCTTTAGAAAATTTGATTAATTGTAATTTATCAGGAATTTATCATGTTTGTGGTTCTGATTTTGTAAATAGGTATGAATGGTCTCTTTCCACTGCAGAAATTTTTGGATTAGATAAAAACTTGATAAAACCAATTTCATCGAAGAGTTTGAATCTTCCAGCAAAGCGTGTAAATGTAAATTTGAGTAATGAGAAACTTTTTCAAAAAACTGGAATTAAAATGATGGGAATAAAAGATGGAATAGAATCAATGAAAAATAATAATCCACTGAAGGAATATTGA
- the rfbC gene encoding dTDP-4-dehydrorhamnose 3,5-epimerase, which produces MKFVETKLKGAFIIEIEKQEDERGFFARIWDHKKFAEMGLNSKLIQLSVSFNKKRGTLRGMHYQIAPYQETKLVRCNRGKIFDVIIDLRENSKTYRQWFGIEMDSNNKYMLYVPEGFAHGFQTLEDNTEVFYQISQEYMPEYARGKLWNDPIFNISWPIKSPIISDKDEHWPKEL; this is translated from the coding sequence ATGAAATTTGTTGAAACCAAACTTAAAGGTGCTTTCATAATAGAGATAGAAAAACAAGAAGATGAGAGAGGATTTTTTGCTAGAATATGGGATCATAAGAAATTTGCAGAGATGGGTCTTAATTCAAAACTCATTCAATTGAGTGTTTCATTTAATAAAAAAAGAGGAACACTAAGGGGAATGCATTATCAAATTGCACCATACCAGGAGACAAAATTAGTCAGATGTAACAGAGGTAAAATATTTGACGTAATTATAGATTTAAGAGAAAATTCTAAAACATATAGACAATGGTTTGGAATTGAGATGGATTCGAATAATAAGTATATGCTCTATGTTCCAGAGGGATTTGCTCATGGTTTTCAAACACTAGAAGATAACACTGAAGTGTTTTATCAAATTTCACAAGAGTATATGCCAGAGTATGCAAGAGGCAAACTTTGGAACGATCCGATATTCAATATTTCCTGGCCAATAAAATCACCCATAATATCAGATAAAGATGAGCACTGGCCAAAAGAACTTTAG
- a CDS encoding class I SAM-dependent methyltransferase, giving the protein MKTIHCRYCGSELTQNFINLGMSPLSNSYLNAEQINKKESFYPLHVFVCDNCLLVQLEEFESPQNIFTNYAYFSSYSKTWLEHAQEYVNMMITRFGFDEKSQVIEIASNDGYLLQYFKEKKIPILGIEPAVNVGEVAEKKGIPTIFKFFGTETAKELVSLDKKADLLLGNNVLAHVPNLNDFVKGLKILLKPNGVITMEFPHLLKLIQQKQFDTIYHEHFSYFSFLVVQKIFASHQLTIFDVEEIPTHGGSLRVYAKHEENQKFKISENIAKLIKKEHEFGIDKMEVYSNFQKTIELLKQQICKFFSTIKNENKTIVGYGAPAKGNTLLNYCKIGNDVINYTVDKNPYKQGLFLPGTHIPILDLEKIRVTKPDYVLILPWNLKDEIIQQINFIREWGGKFVTVIPEVRIHL; this is encoded by the coding sequence ATGAAAACTATACATTGTAGATATTGCGGTTCAGAACTGACTCAAAATTTCATAAATTTAGGAATGTCACCTTTGTCTAATTCATATCTTAATGCAGAACAAATTAACAAAAAAGAATCATTTTATCCATTGCATGTTTTTGTATGTGATAATTGTCTTCTTGTTCAGCTAGAAGAATTTGAGAGTCCACAGAATATTTTCACAAATTATGCATATTTTTCATCATATTCAAAGACATGGTTAGAACATGCACAAGAGTATGTCAATATGATGATCACTAGGTTTGGTTTTGATGAAAAAAGTCAAGTAATTGAGATAGCAAGTAATGACGGATATTTACTTCAATATTTCAAGGAAAAAAAAATCCCTATTTTGGGGATTGAACCTGCTGTAAATGTTGGAGAAGTTGCTGAAAAGAAGGGCATTCCTACAATTTTCAAGTTTTTTGGAACTGAGACTGCAAAAGAATTAGTTAGTTTGGATAAAAAAGCAGATTTATTGTTAGGAAATAATGTATTGGCTCATGTACCTAATCTGAATGATTTTGTAAAAGGACTTAAGATTTTACTTAAACCAAATGGTGTGATTACTATGGAGTTTCCGCATTTGTTAAAATTGATTCAACAAAAACAATTTGATACTATTTATCATGAACATTTTTCATATTTTTCATTTTTAGTAGTGCAAAAGATATTTGCATCTCATCAATTAACAATTTTTGATGTAGAGGAGATACCAACTCATGGGGGTTCATTACGAGTTTATGCAAAACATGAAGAAAATCAAAAATTCAAAATCAGTGAAAATATTGCAAAGTTGATTAAAAAAGAACATGAATTTGGAATAGATAAGATGGAAGTATATTCTAATTTTCAAAAAACAATTGAATTGTTAAAACAACAAATTTGCAAATTCTTTTCAACTATAAAAAATGAAAATAAAACCATTGTCGGATATGGTGCACCAGCTAAAGGAAATACATTGCTAAATTATTGTAAAATAGGGAATGATGTGATAAATTATACAGTAGATAAAAATCCATACAAACAAGGATTATTTCTACCAGGTACACATATACCGATACTAGATTTGGAAAAAATTAGAGTGACAAAGCCCGATTATGTTTTGATTTTACCATGGAATTTAAAAGATGAAATTATTCAACAAATTAATTTTATTAGGGAATGGGGTGGAAAATTTGTCACGGTTATTCCTGAGGTGAGAATTCATTTATGA
- the rfbG gene encoding CDP-glucose 4,6-dehydratase: MNLDFWRNKKILLTGHTGFKGSWLSLWLQKLGADLVGYSKSIPTKPSLYELSHVEDKMISIMGDIGDLNKLNEVIHEHKPEIIIHMAAQSLVQESYKNPIETYTTNVLGTANIMQSIRDVNCVRVLINVTSDKCYENNDLERGYNENDPMGGFDPYSSSKGCAELVTSSFRNSFFNPTEYEKHRTAIATARAGNVIGGGDWAQNRIIPDVMKGILEKTTVKIRNPNAVRPWQFVLEPLHGYMLLAEKLWYEGPKFSEGWNFGPDYNDIRSVSWLVEKLSHLWNTQINLEYNKEGFHHEANTLKLDCTKAKQKLGWQPKTNLELGLKFVVEWYKHYELGDDIREITEQQIKEFSKL; the protein is encoded by the coding sequence ATGAATTTAGATTTTTGGAGAAATAAAAAAATTCTACTCACTGGCCATACTGGGTTTAAAGGAAGTTGGCTTTCATTATGGTTACAAAAGTTGGGTGCAGATTTGGTAGGATATTCAAAATCAATTCCAACAAAACCAAGTTTGTACGAATTATCCCATGTTGAAGATAAGATGATCTCAATTATGGGAGATATAGGTGATTTGAATAAACTCAATGAAGTAATCCATGAACATAAACCGGAGATCATAATTCACATGGCAGCACAATCGTTAGTTCAGGAATCCTACAAAAATCCCATAGAAACCTACACTACAAATGTTCTTGGAACTGCAAATATCATGCAATCTATTCGTGATGTTAATTGTGTTCGAGTTTTAATTAATGTGACAAGTGACAAATGCTATGAAAATAATGATCTTGAAAGAGGATACAATGAGAATGATCCAATGGGAGGATTTGATCCATACAGTAGCAGTAAGGGATGCGCAGAACTTGTAACATCTTCATTTAGAAATTCATTTTTCAATCCTACAGAATATGAAAAACACAGAACTGCGATAGCAACTGCTCGAGCAGGTAATGTTATCGGAGGCGGGGATTGGGCGCAAAACAGAATAATTCCAGATGTCATGAAAGGAATATTAGAAAAAACCACAGTTAAGATTCGCAATCCAAATGCAGTTAGACCATGGCAATTCGTATTAGAACCGCTTCACGGTTACATGCTTTTAGCAGAAAAATTATGGTATGAAGGACCAAAGTTTTCTGAAGGATGGAATTTTGGGCCAGATTATAATGACATAAGATCGGTTTCATGGTTAGTTGAGAAATTATCACATCTGTGGAACACACAAATTAATTTGGAATATAACAAAGAAGGTTTTCATCATGAGGCAAACACTCTCAAACTAGATTGCACAAAGGCCAAACAAAAATTAGGATGGCAACCTAAAACAAATTTAGAGTTGGGATTAAAATTTGTAGTAGAATGGTACAAGCATTATGAGTTAGGAGATGATATTAGAGAAATAACAGAGCAACAAATTAAAGAGTTTAGCAAATTATGA
- the rfbF gene encoding glucose-1-phosphate cytidylyltransferase, giving the protein MKAVILAGGLGTRISEETSSKPKPLIDVGGMPILWHIMKIYSSYGINDFVICCGYKGYMIKEYFANYSLHMSDVTFDMKNNSMEVHHKSVEPWKVTLVDTGLNTFTGGRLGRVKKYVNDDTFCFTYGDGIADINISDLIKFHKSKKKTATITAVQPPGRFGMLEIENDDVLKFKEKPEGDGNWINGGFFVLEPNVFDYIKGDSTIWEREPLEKLSHERSLSAYKHKGFWHAVDTLRDKNYLEELWASGKADWKIWE; this is encoded by the coding sequence TTGAAAGCAGTAATTTTAGCAGGAGGGTTAGGTACAAGAATTTCAGAGGAAACATCATCAAAACCCAAGCCATTAATCGATGTAGGTGGAATGCCAATTTTGTGGCATATTATGAAAATTTATTCATCGTATGGAATCAATGATTTTGTTATCTGTTGTGGGTACAAGGGCTATATGATAAAAGAATACTTTGCAAATTATTCCCTACACATGTCTGATGTCACATTTGATATGAAAAATAATTCCATGGAAGTTCATCACAAATCAGTTGAGCCTTGGAAAGTGACACTGGTAGATACTGGACTAAATACATTTACTGGAGGCAGACTAGGAAGAGTAAAAAAATATGTTAATGACGATACTTTTTGTTTTACATATGGAGACGGGATAGCAGACATCAACATTTCAGATTTGATAAAATTTCACAAAAGCAAGAAAAAAACTGCAACCATAACAGCTGTTCAACCGCCAGGAAGATTTGGAATGTTAGAGATAGAAAATGATGATGTGTTAAAATTTAAAGAAAAGCCAGAAGGTGATGGAAATTGGATCAATGGTGGATTTTTTGTATTAGAACCCAATGTCTTTGACTACATTAAAGGAGATTCAACGATTTGGGAAAGAGAACCATTAGAAAAGTTATCTCATGAGAGATCATTATCAGCATACAAGCATAAAGGATTCTGGCATGCTGTAGATACGCTTAGAGATAAAAATTATCTAGAAGAATTGTGGGCTTCTGGAAAAGCTGATTGGAAAATATGGGAATGA
- a CDS encoding UDP-N-acetylglucosamine 2-epimerase, whose product MSDFSTQIFLIDSTVNTDQFLKSNNDSKIITFDNTIHHLLLHNKIGHQVSDQYVSRSDLDDILKHSMIYARWYLLPEIKEILSFKDINLGELFYIEFQEFLISFLKRFLEIKRIFTKFPNSKFLVSHSLFPIISSLSANVELVGNVKEQLSIYNKIDVPVKIGGKQLTLTLNTSNVQKIQKILEKLSQGLIKKNQFKPNCNNVLLIDFTTIKYKSLLQSIPNFQLNVIKYDRRTSAVWNIESYSIIKQSHCMLENYSTLNDKSMDLRITQNQDFCNKIIDQIMMKEQLLSSFFSFDNQSFWSGIKTEFVNICEKRFLDASKEFELAEKILKKYQFSAVLIWSETGLLEQIMISLAKKLKIPIILLQHGLYSDSPELITKNKFYGVIPKTSDIILVWGPKFKEYLVENGLDKNKISEIGSTFFDPIFNNMIKPAIFQDSILLATDPYAFMYPHELTTEFMETYESMIKKVYEIASKQNKRLVIKTHPQKSTNEEEIAKQIDPTITVIKSGDIRPLIKSSSLVIVTDMSTVILEAQAMKKPVISVFLRDYYGTPEPFKSNLCQRININDLDEWVTNVINSNDFQNQVILKGTEFVDSYLVNQGTSSESLLKFLESMNNKA is encoded by the coding sequence ATGAGTGATTTTTCTACACAGATATTTCTAATAGACTCTACAGTCAATACAGATCAATTTCTAAAATCCAACAACGATTCCAAAATAATCACTTTTGATAATACAATTCATCATCTACTATTACACAATAAGATCGGACATCAAGTATCTGATCAGTATGTTTCCCGAAGTGATTTAGATGATATTTTGAAGCATTCTATGATCTATGCTCGTTGGTATTTATTGCCTGAAATAAAAGAAATTCTCTCTTTTAAAGACATTAATCTCGGTGAATTATTCTACATAGAATTCCAAGAATTTCTCATTTCTTTTTTAAAACGATTTTTAGAAATTAAACGAATATTTACCAAGTTTCCAAATTCAAAATTTCTTGTGTCGCACTCACTTTTTCCGATAATTTCATCTTTGTCTGCCAACGTAGAACTTGTTGGTAATGTTAAGGAACAATTATCAATTTATAATAAAATAGATGTTCCTGTAAAAATAGGCGGAAAACAATTAACACTAACTCTTAATACATCAAATGTACAAAAAATCCAAAAAATACTGGAAAAACTAAGTCAAGGCTTAATCAAAAAAAATCAATTCAAACCAAATTGTAATAATGTCTTGTTGATAGACTTTACAACAATTAAATACAAATCCTTACTACAATCAATTCCAAATTTTCAATTAAATGTAATAAAATACGATCGGCGAACATCTGCAGTGTGGAATATTGAATCTTATTCAATCATCAAACAATCACACTGTATGTTAGAAAATTATTCGACATTAAATGACAAATCCATGGACTTGAGGATAACTCAAAACCAAGATTTTTGCAATAAAATAATCGATCAGATTATGATGAAAGAACAGCTACTATCATCTTTTTTTTCATTTGATAACCAGTCATTTTGGTCTGGAATTAAAACAGAGTTTGTAAACATATGTGAAAAAAGATTTCTTGATGCATCCAAAGAATTTGAACTTGCCGAAAAGATATTAAAAAAATATCAATTTTCTGCAGTTTTGATTTGGAGTGAAACTGGTTTATTGGAACAAATTATGATTTCATTGGCAAAAAAACTCAAAATCCCTATAATTCTTCTTCAACATGGGTTGTATTCTGATTCTCCAGAATTGATAACTAAAAACAAATTCTATGGAGTCATCCCAAAAACATCTGATATAATATTAGTCTGGGGTCCAAAATTCAAAGAATATTTGGTAGAAAATGGATTAGATAAAAATAAAATATCTGAAATTGGTAGTACGTTTTTTGATCCTATCTTCAATAACATGATCAAACCTGCCATCTTTCAAGATTCTATTCTTCTTGCAACTGATCCATACGCATTCATGTATCCACATGAATTGACTACTGAATTTATGGAAACATATGAGTCAATGATAAAAAAAGTCTATGAAATAGCTTCCAAACAAAATAAACGATTAGTGATAAAAACACACCCTCAAAAAAGCACTAACGAGGAAGAAATAGCAAAACAAATTGATCCTACAATAACGGTTATCAAAAGCGGAGACATACGTCCACTAATAAAATCTAGTTCCTTAGTAATTGTGACAGATATGAGTACTGTAATTTTGGAGGCCCAAGCAATGAAAAAACCTGTCATATCTGTTTTCTTGAGGGATTATTATGGAACTCCAGAGCCTTTCAAATCAAATCTATGTCAGAGAATAAATATCAATGACTTGGATGAATGGGTTACAAATGTCATAAATTCTAATGATTTCCAAAATCAAGTTATATTGAAAGGAACTGAATTTGTTGATTCATACTTAGTTAATCAAGGAACATCATCTGAATCACTTCTAAAATTTCTTGAAAGTATGAATAACAAAGCCTGA
- a CDS encoding PQQ-dependent sugar dehydrogenase — protein MKKKIIIPLIIIPILIFGAIAYKAPSMLPNEVLEPIRSLKDFTQELTRTTERSIGVPLKAQVIDDNFRVEEFVTGLNQPTQMAFIGNDILVLEKNQGKVRLVREGILQPEPVLDVEVGTNNESGLLGIAVLDSTVYLYFTEAEKDGGQTFANNVYAYTWDGNTLNNPVLINTLSSESSWHNGGGMTVNKEGIVYVVIGDQMGGGRPDTKNEFTLLQNHEKGEIDDSGVIVHVGLDNNVIQPKLAKDPLSHYYAIGIRNSFGLAIDPMTGNMWDTENGPENFDEINLVLPKFNSGWAVVMGPATEKQISEIPPLGDFQYNDPQFSWERTVTPTGLTFIDSELFSKYKNEMLVGTCNFGQLFKFKLNEDRNQLIFDTDHLQDHIANLTIESGQKDFESLDEIVFGTGFGCITDVEMGSDGLLYVVSITDNSIYKILPK, from the coding sequence ATGAAGAAAAAAATAATCATACCTCTTATCATAATACCAATTTTGATTTTTGGTGCAATTGCATACAAGGCACCATCTATGTTACCTAATGAAGTGTTAGAACCGATAAGATCATTGAAGGATTTTACCCAAGAATTAACACGTACGACAGAACGAAGCATTGGGGTACCACTAAAAGCACAAGTCATCGATGACAACTTCAGAGTCGAAGAATTTGTAACTGGATTAAATCAGCCAACCCAAATGGCTTTTATTGGAAATGATATACTGGTTCTTGAAAAAAATCAAGGAAAGGTCAGACTTGTAAGAGAAGGAATTCTTCAACCTGAACCAGTTCTTGATGTTGAAGTTGGTACCAATAACGAGTCTGGTTTGTTGGGAATTGCTGTATTAGATTCAACAGTTTATCTTTATTTTACTGAAGCTGAAAAAGATGGAGGACAAACATTTGCCAACAATGTTTATGCATACACATGGGATGGTAATACCCTGAACAATCCTGTTTTAATAAATACACTTTCAAGTGAATCATCTTGGCACAACGGAGGCGGAATGACAGTAAACAAGGAAGGAATTGTTTATGTGGTAATAGGTGATCAGATGGGAGGAGGAAGACCAGACACCAAAAATGAATTTACACTTCTACAAAACCATGAAAAAGGAGAGATAGATGACAGTGGTGTAATAGTGCATGTTGGATTAGATAACAATGTGATACAGCCAAAATTGGCTAAAGATCCTTTATCGCATTATTATGCTATAGGAATCAGAAACAGTTTTGGTTTGGCAATAGATCCAATGACTGGAAATATGTGGGATACTGAAAACGGTCCTGAGAATTTTGACGAAATTAATTTGGTGTTGCCAAAATTTAACAGTGGTTGGGCAGTTGTAATGGGTCCTGCTACAGAAAAACAAATATCAGAAATTCCACCCTTAGGAGATTTTCAGTATAATGATCCTCAATTTAGCTGGGAAAGAACAGTGACTCCAACAGGTTTAACATTTATCGATTCTGAACTGTTTTCTAAGTACAAAAATGAGATGCTTGTAGGTACATGTAACTTTGGACAGCTCTTCAAATTCAAATTAAATGAAGACCGTAATCAACTCATATTTGATACAGATCACTTACAAGATCATATAGCCAACTTAACTATAGAAAGTGGGCAAAAAGACTTTGAATCCCTTGATGAAATAGTATTTGGAACAGGATTTGGTTGCATTACAGACGTCGAAATGGGATCTGATGGATTGTTATATGTTGTTTCTATCACAGATAATTCTATTTACAAAATCCTACCAAAATAA
- a CDS encoding GNAT family N-acetyltransferase → MNQYNILKKQNYVFENYKLIPLREEDIQSIKNWRNEQIDILRQEKPITREQQINYYNQVIKKSFSDKKPILMLFSFLHNDFCIGYGGLTNIDWTTKNAELSFLVDTNRTSDPNTYENDFTSFLHLIFELAFDELNFTRIFTETYDIRPVHISILEKNGFLLEKRLKQQKRIHETLVDVLIHSCVKNVKS, encoded by the coding sequence TTGAATCAATATAACATTTTAAAAAAACAGAATTATGTCTTTGAAAATTATAAATTAATTCCATTACGTGAAGAAGATATCCAGTCAATTAAGAATTGGAGAAATGAACAAATAGATATTTTACGACAAGAAAAACCAATTACAAGAGAGCAGCAAATTAATTATTACAATCAAGTAATAAAAAAATCTTTTAGTGACAAGAAACCTATCTTGATGCTATTCAGCTTTCTACATAATGATTTCTGTATTGGTTATGGAGGTTTGACCAATATTGATTGGACAACTAAGAATGCAGAATTATCTTTTCTTGTAGATACCAACAGAACGTCTGATCCTAACACATATGAAAACGATTTTACATCTTTTTTACATCTAATCTTTGAATTGGCATTTGATGAGCTTAATTTTACTAGAATTTTCACTGAAACATATGATATTAGACCCGTACATATCTCCATTTTAGAAAAGAATGGATTTCTACTTGAAAAACGACTAAAACAACAAAAACGTATACATGAAACCTTAGTTGACGTACTAATTCATTCTTGTGTAAAGAATGTTAAAAGTTGA
- a CDS encoding ATP-grasp domain-containing protein, with amino-acid sequence MNNSDVCVLVTGVGGGSLGREIIKAFKIAPHNYKIVATDASAKSVGLFETSHRYIVPEANSEKYLTSIQNICSKEKVQVIVPGSEPETEIISKNKKLFSEKNITVLTNPWETIQTCKDKLNLTNFLTSKGIPCPKSILFENDSTIKQIEQYPVVIKPRSGAGSRNVFLAHDENEAKFFGNYLLKHGSEAIIQEYVGDYEAEYTIGILYADNGKLMTSIAMKRLLEGGLSTRQITKGQNNDKKYVISSGISQGEFNEFTEVRKAGESIAKVLATDGPINIQCRKTKDGILPFEINPRFSGTTGSRSLVGCNEPDILCRYRLFGEIPQQLNYEVGFVLRDLQEKFITQDDIEKIPKI; translated from the coding sequence ATGAACAATTCTGATGTTTGTGTTCTTGTGACAGGAGTAGGTGGAGGCAGTCTTGGGCGTGAAATAATCAAAGCATTCAAAATTGCACCACATAACTACAAAATTGTTGCAACTGACGCTTCAGCAAAAAGCGTAGGTCTGTTTGAAACTTCACATAGATACATTGTTCCAGAAGCAAATTCTGAGAAATACCTCACTAGTATCCAAAACATATGTTCAAAAGAGAAAGTGCAGGTGATAGTACCAGGCTCCGAACCAGAAACAGAAATTATATCTAAAAATAAAAAACTATTCTCTGAAAAAAATATCACAGTACTTACCAATCCTTGGGAAACAATACAAACATGCAAAGACAAATTAAATCTGACAAATTTCCTTACCTCAAAAGGAATCCCTTGCCCTAAATCAATACTTTTTGAGAATGATTCAACAATTAAACAAATAGAGCAATACCCTGTTGTTATAAAACCACGAAGTGGAGCAGGATCAAGAAATGTATTTCTTGCTCATGATGAGAATGAGGCAAAATTTTTTGGAAACTATTTGTTAAAACATGGAAGTGAGGCAATAATTCAGGAATATGTTGGTGATTATGAAGCCGAATACACCATTGGAATTCTTTATGCAGACAATGGCAAATTGATGACATCAATTGCGATGAAAAGACTTTTGGAAGGTGGATTATCTACCCGACAAATTACTAAGGGACAAAACAATGATAAAAAATATGTGATATCCTCTGGAATTTCCCAGGGTGAATTCAACGAATTCACTGAAGTGAGAAAAGCTGGAGAATCTATTGCAAAAGTACTAGCTACAGATGGTCCAATTAACATACAGTGCAGAAAAACCAAAGATGGAATACTTCCTTTTGAAATAAATCCAAGATTTTCTGGCACAACTGGTTCCAGAAGTTTGGTAGGTTGTAATGAACCTGACATTCTCTGTAGATATAGATTATTTGGGGAAATACCTCAACAACTAAATTATGAAGTAGGTTTTGTTCTAAGAGATCTTCAAGAAAAATTTATCACACAAGACGATATAGAGAAGATTCCAAAGATATGA
- a CDS encoding HAD family hydrolase, translating into MINLIILDFDDTITDNRLLDFKAFEIPCKNLGIHPPSLKMISSSRKKGLLARDIMQKHLKKIGKSNLLSDFLSKRDTFLSDSKSMYHLQLKKHVIPILSLLKRKKIKCILCSARKNKQMVKSFLKYNKIDSYFFTTYFMHDLGFVIDNIVRSNRVLIKTSLLKQIIKDEHIDPQRVLYVGNSSEDLEAATLLKIHFVYVENDYLNKESDLDITRISNMIDLKQQIQLLVLK; encoded by the coding sequence ATGATCAACCTAATCATCTTAGATTTTGATGATACAATAACTGATAATAGATTGTTGGATTTTAAGGCATTTGAAATACCATGTAAAAATCTTGGCATACATCCACCTTCGCTTAAAATGATATCTTCTTCACGAAAAAAGGGGTTGCTGGCAAGAGATATTATGCAAAAACATCTTAAAAAAATCGGAAAATCTAACCTCCTGAGTGATTTTCTATCAAAAAGAGACACATTTTTGAGCGATTCAAAATCAATGTACCATCTACAACTCAAAAAACATGTGATACCAATTTTATCTCTTTTAAAGAGAAAGAAAATAAAATGCATTTTATGTTCTGCACGCAAAAATAAACAAATGGTAAAATCATTTTTGAAATATAATAAAATTGACAGTTATTTTTTTACAACATATTTTATGCATGATCTGGGGTTTGTCATTGATAATATAGTCAGATCAAATCGTGTCTTGATAAAGACAAGTTTGCTAAAACAGATAATAAAAGATGAGCACATTGATCCGCAGAGAGTACTGTATGTTGGAAATTCTTCTGAAGACTTGGAAGCTGCAACTTTGCTAAAAATACACTTTGTTTATGTAGAAAATGATTATTTGAACAAAGAATCAGATCTTGATATAACTAGAATTAGTAACATGATTGATCTAAAACAACAAATACAATTACTGGTGTTAAAATGA